One Serpentinicella alkaliphila DNA segment encodes these proteins:
- a CDS encoding NAD(P)-dependent malic enzyme → MISIEEKSLKLHEDNLGKIVVQSKVRVETREDLSMAYTPGVAEPCREIHKDKEKAYIYTAKGNLVAVVSDGTAVLGLGDIGPEAAMPVMEGKAILFKNFGNVDAFPICLDTKDVDEIVKTVKYLAPTFGGINLEDISAPRCFEIERRLKEELDIPVFHDDQHGTAIVVLAGLINSLKIVKKSFEEIKVVINGAGSAGIAIAKLLLEVGVKDIILLGREGIIYSGAPKINKYQEEISKVTNINNLKGTLADAMKESDVFIGVSAPNVVTKEMISTMRENSIIFALANPIPEIMPHLAKEAGAKVIATGRSDFPNQINNVLAFPGIFRGALDVRASNINEEMKIASAHAIANIIDEKDLTPDYIIPEAFDKRVAPAVAKAVSLKAIETGVAKK, encoded by the coding sequence ATGATTAGTATTGAAGAAAAAAGTTTAAAGTTACATGAAGATAACTTAGGAAAAATTGTAGTACAATCTAAGGTAAGGGTGGAAACTAGAGAAGATTTGAGTATGGCATATACTCCAGGAGTTGCAGAGCCATGTAGAGAGATACATAAAGATAAGGAAAAGGCATATATATACACAGCAAAAGGTAATTTAGTAGCTGTTGTATCTGATGGGACGGCTGTACTCGGATTAGGAGATATTGGTCCTGAAGCTGCTATGCCTGTTATGGAAGGAAAAGCGATTCTATTTAAGAATTTCGGAAATGTAGATGCTTTCCCTATATGTTTAGATACTAAAGATGTAGACGAAATTGTAAAAACAGTAAAATATTTAGCCCCTACCTTTGGTGGGATTAACTTAGAAGATATTTCTGCTCCTAGATGTTTTGAAATAGAGAGAAGGCTTAAGGAAGAACTAGATATTCCTGTTTTCCATGATGACCAACATGGTACAGCAATTGTAGTATTAGCAGGATTGATTAATAGCTTAAAAATAGTAAAAAAATCCTTTGAAGAAATAAAGGTAGTTATAAATGGTGCTGGTTCTGCTGGAATAGCTATAGCAAAGCTATTACTAGAGGTAGGAGTGAAGGATATAATTCTGCTTGGTAGAGAAGGGATAATATATTCCGGAGCACCTAAAATAAATAAATATCAAGAGGAAATTAGCAAAGTAACAAATATTAATAATTTAAAAGGGACACTTGCTGATGCTATGAAAGAGTCAGATGTTTTTATAGGTGTGTCTGCACCAAATGTTGTAACTAAAGAAATGATATCTACAATGAGAGAGAATTCAATTATTTTTGCATTAGCCAACCCTATACCTGAAATAATGCCTCATTTAGCAAAAGAAGCAGGGGCAAAAGTAATTGCAACTGGAAGATCTGATTTTCCGAACCAAATAAACAATGTACTAGCTTTTCCAGGGATATTTAGAGGAGCTCTTGATGTAAGAGCATCTAATATAAATGAGGAAATGAAGATAGCTTCGGCTCATGCAATCGCAAATATTATTGATGAAAAAGATTTAACACCAGACTATATAATACCTGAAGCATTTGATAAAAGAGTGGCACCAGCTGTTGCAAAAGCAGTTTCTTTAAAGGCAATTGAAACAGGTGTAGCAAAAAAATAG
- a CDS encoding small, acid-soluble spore protein, H family: MDIKRAKAIIESTREIEVQYNGQSVWLEGINEINSKVEIKNHKSSKVKRYVDVDELIEMK, translated from the coding sequence ATGGATATAAAGAGAGCAAAAGCAATTATTGAGTCAACTAGGGAAATAGAAGTCCAATATAATGGACAATCAGTGTGGTTGGAAGGCATAAATGAAATAAATTCAAAAGTAGAAATCAAAAATCATAAATCATCAAAGGTAAAAAGATATGTTGATGTTGACGAATTAATTGAGATGAAATAA
- a CDS encoding ArsR/SmtB family transcription factor, translating to MKKDIEVCEIQCIHEKDVKEVKEKMMQDELILDMAEFFKVFGDATRVRIMYSLFDKEMCVCDIAAVLEMNQSAISHQLRILKAKRLVKFRRDGKIIYYSLDDDHVKEILDKGLLHIKHK from the coding sequence ATGAAAAAAGATATAGAAGTTTGTGAAATACAATGTATTCATGAGAAAGATGTTAAGGAAGTAAAAGAAAAAATGATGCAGGATGAATTGATATTAGATATGGCAGAGTTCTTTAAGGTGTTTGGGGATGCAACACGAGTTCGTATTATGTATTCATTATTTGATAAAGAAATGTGTGTATGTGATATAGCTGCAGTTTTAGAGATGAATCAGTCTGCAATATCACACCAGTTAAGGATATTAAAAGCTAAAAGATTAGTTAAGTTTAGAAGAGATGGTAAAATAATATATTACTCATTAGATGACGACCATGTTAAGGAAATACTTGATAAAGGTCTATTACACATAAAGCATAAGTAA
- a CDS encoding peroxiredoxin: MAQRMVGVEAPFFQMKTVDGGGQNFGSVSLNDYKGKWLVMFFYPLDFTFVCPTEITGFNKKINEFRSLGAEVLGISTDSEHSHKAWINTAIDKGGLGTLEFPLASDMTQKVAKDYGILVEEDGIALRGLFIIDPDGILRYSVVHDLNVGRSVDETLRVLQALKSGGLCPIDWNPGDETL, from the coding sequence ATGGCACAAAGAATGGTTGGTGTGGAAGCACCTTTTTTTCAAATGAAAACAGTAGATGGTGGGGGACAGAATTTTGGAAGTGTATCCCTTAATGATTATAAAGGAAAATGGTTAGTAATGTTTTTCTATCCATTAGATTTTACATTTGTATGTCCAACGGAAATAACTGGATTTAATAAAAAGATTAATGAATTCAGAAGTCTAGGTGCAGAGGTTTTAGGTATTAGTACAGATAGTGAGCACTCTCACAAGGCGTGGATTAACACAGCTATCGATAAAGGTGGCTTAGGAACCTTAGAATTTCCTTTAGCTTCTGATATGACTCAAAAAGTAGCAAAGGATTATGGAATTCTAGTTGAAGAGGATGGAATTGCCTTAAGAGGTCTATTTATTATTGACCCTGATGGAATACTAAGATATTCTGTTGTACATGATTTAAATGTAGGTAGAAGTGTTGATGAAACATTAAGAGTCCTACAGGCGTTAAAATCAGGTGGGTTATGCCCTATTGATTGGAATCCAGGTGATGAAACTTTATAA
- a CDS encoding flavodoxin family protein: MKILAIVGSPRKNKNNEALITNILKSLQDPTITIEKYLVSDLIVKPCIACDACTRNLGCIFNDDMTMLYKKFNEADVVIISSPLYFNSVSAQLKSIIDRCQAIWSSKYVLNQSIIDIDKKRIGFFISTAGMPESPELFSATIPIMDLFFKSINCEYIGNLFVPNIDAHPIIEDQETLSKAHNIGLELKKRLKG; encoded by the coding sequence TTGAAAATATTAGCTATTGTGGGTAGTCCCAGAAAAAACAAAAATAATGAAGCACTAATAACCAATATACTTAAAAGTCTTCAGGATCCAACTATTACTATTGAGAAGTATTTGGTCAGTGATTTGATAGTCAAGCCATGTATTGCCTGTGATGCTTGTACTAGAAACCTAGGGTGTATTTTTAACGATGATATGACTATGCTCTATAAAAAATTTAATGAAGCTGATGTAGTTATAATCTCATCACCTTTGTATTTTAACAGTGTTAGTGCACAACTTAAATCCATTATCGATAGATGCCAGGCTATTTGGTCAAGTAAATATGTATTAAATCAATCCATTATAGACATTGATAAAAAAAGAATTGGTTTCTTCATTTCAACTGCAGGAATGCCAGAAAGCCCTGAACTTTTTAGTGCTACAATTCCTATAATGGACCTATTTTTCAAGTCAATAAATTGTGAATATATAGGCAATTTATTTGTTCCAAATATTGATGCTCATCCTATAATAGAGGATCAAGAAACCCTAAGTAAAGCCCATAATATTGGGTTAGAATTAAAAAAAAGATTGAAAGGATAA
- a CDS encoding folate family ECF transporter S component, with translation MDSSHLVSRQLSKESIKAHNRLSTKALVIASFLVSMNIVLTRLGAIMIFGGTIRLSFGNIPLILSGMLLGPVAGAMVGFISDILGFMINSHGGAFHPGFTLSSVLTGALPGIVIMFSRKDKLSTLNVFISNILVLAIVSLGLNTYWLTHLFGKSFFILLPTRIVASTIIACINTLITLVLIKNFKQTNVINFSINDTTTNQDLLYVISFVLPLIGIVLGIKNNNSFGKELLSFSFKILVVYTLIILLFLYNFGYLTI, from the coding sequence ATGGATAGCTCTCATTTAGTTTCTAGACAATTAAGTAAAGAAAGCATTAAAGCTCATAACCGTTTATCTACTAAAGCATTAGTTATTGCCTCTTTTTTAGTATCTATGAATATTGTTTTGACTAGACTAGGTGCAATAATGATTTTTGGTGGAACAATACGTTTAAGCTTTGGTAATATTCCCTTGATATTATCTGGTATGCTTTTAGGTCCAGTAGCAGGGGCTATGGTAGGGTTTATTAGTGATATACTTGGTTTTATGATCAATTCCCATGGTGGTGCATTTCACCCTGGCTTTACCCTAAGTAGCGTTCTAACTGGGGCATTACCTGGAATAGTAATAATGTTTAGTCGTAAGGATAAACTGTCTACACTTAATGTATTTATATCAAATATACTAGTGCTTGCAATTGTATCTTTAGGTTTAAACACATATTGGCTAACACATTTATTTGGAAAAAGCTTTTTTATATTATTACCAACGCGTATTGTGGCTAGTACAATAATTGCATGTATAAATACTTTGATAACTTTAGTATTGATTAAAAACTTTAAACAAACTAATGTTATTAATTTCTCAATTAATGACACTACTACTAATCAAGACTTACTCTATGTAATATCATTTGTATTACCTTTAATAGGTATTGTCTTAGGAATTAAAAATAATAATAGCTTTGGTAAAGAACTATTATCTTTCAGTTTTAAAATTCTTGTTGTATACACATTAATCATTTTATTATTTTTATATAATTTTGGATATCTTACAATATAG